In the Dolichospermum flos-aquae CCAP 1403/13F genome, GTTGACGACTATATAAGGATGTTCTTGTCCTAAAGCATAACTATTAACTTGGGCATCTTGAGCAATAAACAATCCCGGTTCACCGCTGATGTCCAAATCTCGGACACATTCCCGGAATATCTGGTAAATCGTGGAATATTGCCGCGGTCCGACTTGAATGGAGTTACCCATTAAATAGACAAATTGGGGGCGTTCATAGACAAATTCTACAAATTTACGGGCGATTAAATCAAAGCCGGGTAAATTGCGTAAAGCTTGTTCTGCTTGACGGTCTAATGGATGTCTGAAGGCTTCGCTGGAAATTCCTGGGTAAGTTGGCATAATTTAGGAGATTGGTGATTGGTGATTGGTGATTGGTGATTGGTCAGTGGTAAAACAACGAACAACGGACAACGGACAACGAACAACTGTACGGGCGAAGCATTTGGAGAACTATTTTTGGCAATGACCGATAATTTATCTTCCAAATGCTTCGCCCCTACTGACAACGGACAACGAACAACTGACAACGAACAATTTTTATGGAATTAAAAGCACGTGATTGAAGCTGAAGTTCATTTATCATTACATAACTTCCTGCGATCGCAGGACGGGTTTCCTTCCTGGCCTCATCATTTAACGATGGCTAGGTTAGTGGCACGTGCTTTACGGTTGGGACGTAGTGCCTTAATCCAAGTAGGGGCGGTTTGTGGACATCAAGGGCGATATCGCACCAGTTTTATCGCTTCTGCTTTAATGTGGCATGGTTCTATAATTATTGTCGCTTCCGAAACTGTCCAGCAACGTTTATTAAAGGTAGAAATTCCCCGACTCCAGCAGTGGCTACCAGCGAATAAACCCATTAGAACCGGTGACACTTGGCCAAGTCCTGATTTTCAGGGTTTGCTGTTGACTTCCCCTGAAGCTTGGTTAAAAGGGCAATTGGCTGATAACAATCCATTTCCTGCGAATATTCCCACAATTATTGATGGTGTTGACGATTTAGAAGATTGGGTACGTTCTCAACTGACTCAAAGCATTGAACCCCATGATTGGGATCAATTAATGCTGGCTTATCCCTATCAAGCAGATTTAATTCGGGAAGTTAGGGTAGAACTAACATATAAATTATTTCAGCATCCAGAAAATCCCTATTCCTGTTATCTGATTTCTCAACCAGAAATTGAGATTTTACAAGAGTTATATTTAGCTTTAGATAAAAACAATCTTCCAAATGTTTGGCGAAATTTTTGGCAACAATTCCCAAGTTTAGAAAATTCTTCTTCCCCTACTTTATTTTGGTCAACAATTTCCCGTCGTCAAGGTTTATTTTCTTTATATTATGCTCCAATTGAATTGGGTAAAATCCTCGCCCCAATTTGGCAACGTCAACCTGTAGTATTAATTGGTAGTGCTTTAGAACCGCAAGCGGAAGCACCTCTTTTCCATCAACGTTTGGGTTTAGAGGATGTTACTTGCTTGAAATTTGCTGCTGATAGTCAAGGGGAAGCAATTCAACTTTATATTCCTTATAAGTTGCCTTTACCAAATACACCGGAATTTCAACAAGCATTAATTCATCAAGTTCGCACTTTGGTATGTTTGAGTGCAACTGCACCAGGAATGACGGTAATATTAATTGGGGATGTACCGCTAAAAGCCAGAGTGGGGACAATTTTGGCTTCTGAATTTGGTTCACGGGTGCAGGTGGAAAAAACTTGTTTAGATGAAAATGGGATTTTAATTACTGGTTGGGAATTTTGGCGCGAAAATCAAAGTGTTTTACCATCACCCAGATTGTTAATTATTGCAACTTTACCTTTACCATCTTTGGAAAATCCTTTGGTAGCTGGTAGAGTAGCTCATTATAAGCGATCGCACCAAGACTGGTTTCGACTATATTTATTACCCACAGCTATGAATGAATTACAAAGAGCGATCGCACCTGTCCGCGAAAATCAAGGTATAGTAGCTTTACTAGATAGTCGTGTCGTTAACCGCAGCTATGGCGTGCAAATCCTCTCTGCACTTAGTCCCCTAGCCCGGTTAAACTATCTCGATCCTAGTTTGTTTTCTGCGAATAATGAAGATGATTCTGCTTAATTAATTTCCATGACGAATTTCTATTAAAATTTAAATTGAACTCAAAAAGAAACTAAATTATTAAATTATGGGTGAAGCAAAACGCCGTAAACACTCCCTAGGTGAAGAATACGGACAAGACACTACTAGAATCTTACCTTGGGTTCCCATCAATAAAACCCAAGCTTCACAATTTGTGGCTATCACCACTCGTGGTGCATGGATTGGTATTGGTAGTATGGTTGTCGCGTGGGTAATCATCCGTTTTATCGGTCCTGCTTTCGGTTGGTGGGAAATAGTTGGATAATTTACAAATAAAGATCCCCGACTTCTTTTTTATTTTATAATCATATTATAAATTTAGCTCAGAAGTCGGGGATCTAGTTATTTTGATAATTGGTTGTAAAGTTCTTAATTTTTAATAAAAAATGCTCTTACATTTAAGCACTTGGCCGGAAGTTGAAACTTATCTGCAACAATCTCAAGGAATAATTTTACCCATTGGTTCAACGGAACAACATGGACCCACGGGATTAATTGGGACTGATGCAATTTGTGCAGAATCCATATCAAAAGGTGTCGGGGAAGCAACTCAAGCAATGGTAGCACCAACTATTAATGTGGGTATGGCATTACATCATACTGCTTTTCCCGGAACAATTAGTTTACGTCCTAGCACTTTAATTTTAGTAGTTAAAGATTATTTAACTTGTTTGGTAAAAGCTGGTTTTACCAAGTTCTATTTTATTAATGGACATGGAGGAAATATTGCGACTCTTAAAGCTGCTTTTTCGGAAACTTACGCTCATTTAGAAGATTTGCAAATTCCCAATTCCGCAAAGGTGCAATGTCAAGTTGCTAATTGGTTTATGGGTGGTTCTGTGTACAAACTTGCCAAAGAATTATATGGTAATCAAGAAGGTTCTCATGCTACCCCTAGCGAAGTAGCTGTTACCCAATACGTTTATCCAGACGCAATTAAAAAAGCATATCTTGATTCAGAAGTTGCTAGTGGACATAAAATTTATAGTTCCGTTGATTTTCGGTTACGTTATCCAGATGGCCGTATGGGTTCAAATCCAGATTTAGCAACCCCAGAACATGGTAAACAATTTTATGATTTGTCTGTGGAGGAATTGAGTAAAGGGTATTTGGAGTTTATGAAGGAGGAATAGAGGTTTTTTCTCACGCTCCAGATGCAGAAACGGAGAGTAGAGCTATTAGATTCTTATGTTATCCACCACCAACTATAGTGACTACTTCTAAGCGATCGCCATTTTTGATTTGAGTTTCAGTCCAAAATTGACGATGTAAGATTTCACCGTTATATTCTACTGCGATTAAGCGCAGATTAAAACCCAACTGTTGGAGTAATTCGGGTAAAGCAGTTGGGGATAAACAATTGCGAGTTTCTCCATTGACTTGGAGATGAATTTGATTAGACATAAAGCGGGAAAAATTTTGAATTTAGGACTTATGAAAGTTATAAGAGTTTGGGTAACATCTATGGAGAATGGACTTGTCCACAAAAGATGAAAAGCTTTTATTTTTCCACATAATTTATTTTAAAGATAGGTCTAATAATTCAATATCTTTATGTTTACGAGCGATTCGATAGCAAGTTTGTGTTTTGATGGAAACGACTTTTTTATCTTTTTCTTCTAGACTTAGCCTGAATACTAGCATAATTCTGCTTTCAATGGAATAATCCTGATAATCCTACCTGGGGAATTACCAAAATCCCCAGATTGGTACGGTGATGCCTAAATTGACTATACGTTTCTTAACAAAATATAAATTGGCGTTCATGACAACAAATAAACTCGAATCAACGAAACTGGAGTCAACAGACCTAAATATAGAGCAATTGCCTCCGGCACTACATTCCACGCCATCGCCAAATGTGATAGCGTTTATTTTATTATCTGTTGCCCTAGTTGCGCTGTCCTGGACAGCTATCTTAATCAAGCTATCGGTTCGAGAAATTAGTGCTAACGCCACAGTATTTAATCGCTTGTGGATAGCAACGATTATCTTTGGGCTGTGGAATGGATTCAATGAATTACGCGTACGCGCGAAAAATTTAAATGACGAGCCTACAACCAAAGAAAGCTACCAATTAAGAGACATCATACTTTTAGTCGCAGTAGCTGTTGTTCATGTCGTGGGTCGAGTTCTCTGGAGTTGGTCTTTGACTCAAACCACGGCTGCTAATGCTACTGTACTGTCGAATCTCCCCCCATTATTCACCACGTTAGGGGCTTGGTTGATATTAGGTAAAACTTTTAA is a window encoding:
- the thiS gene encoding sulfur carrier protein ThiS, with protein sequence MSNQIHLQVNGETRNCLSPTALPELLQQLGFNLRLIAVEYNGEILHRQFWTETQIKNGDRLEVVTIVGGG
- a CDS encoding DUF2839 domain-containing protein → MGEAKRRKHSLGEEYGQDTTRILPWVPINKTQASQFVAITTRGAWIGIGSMVVAWVIIRFIGPAFGWWEIVG
- a CDS encoding creatininase family protein, with translation MLLHLSTWPEVETYLQQSQGIILPIGSTEQHGPTGLIGTDAICAESISKGVGEATQAMVAPTINVGMALHHTAFPGTISLRPSTLILVVKDYLTCLVKAGFTKFYFINGHGGNIATLKAAFSETYAHLEDLQIPNSAKVQCQVANWFMGGSVYKLAKELYGNQEGSHATPSEVAVTQYVYPDAIKKAYLDSEVASGHKIYSSVDFRLRYPDGRMGSNPDLATPEHGKQFYDLSVEELSKGYLEFMKEE
- a CDS encoding helicase C-terminal domain-containing protein — encoded protein: MIEAEVHLSLHNFLRSQDGFPSWPHHLTMARLVARALRLGRSALIQVGAVCGHQGRYRTSFIASALMWHGSIIIVASETVQQRLLKVEIPRLQQWLPANKPIRTGDTWPSPDFQGLLLTSPEAWLKGQLADNNPFPANIPTIIDGVDDLEDWVRSQLTQSIEPHDWDQLMLAYPYQADLIREVRVELTYKLFQHPENPYSCYLISQPEIEILQELYLALDKNNLPNVWRNFWQQFPSLENSSSPTLFWSTISRRQGLFSLYYAPIELGKILAPIWQRQPVVLIGSALEPQAEAPLFHQRLGLEDVTCLKFAADSQGEAIQLYIPYKLPLPNTPEFQQALIHQVRTLVCLSATAPGMTVILIGDVPLKARVGTILASEFGSRVQVEKTCLDENGILITGWEFWRENQSVLPSPRLLIIATLPLPSLENPLVAGRVAHYKRSHQDWFRLYLLPTAMNELQRAIAPVRENQGIVALLDSRVVNRSYGVQILSALSPLARLNYLDPSLFSANNEDDSA